A single region of the Halarsenatibacter silvermanii genome encodes:
- the pknB gene encoding Stk1 family PASTA domain-containing Ser/Thr kinase produces MKKKLEDRYKINEVIGRGGMAIVYQATDLLLDRPVAIKMLKKEYITDDSFVERMRREARAVARLSHPNIVDIYDIGQSGDHHYLIMELVEGDTLKNLIESEKALSPDSALKIAKQISSALQAAHEKNIIHCDIKPHNILVTENNRIKVTDFGIARAVNTADTMNLTDSIEGSAHYFSPEQARGNKVGPASDIYSLGVVLYEMLKGEVPYTGDTPISIAVQHVQSPLPEIEDEDIPVAAGELLKNSLAKNPEERYSSAGKFKSEIDLALKKLNDKRSGDKKSVEKRDTLKFKSAEGPDRDDVQKRNDRENNEDEEKNSGLSFWKAGLILTISAVVLLGAAFLGYNFFMDVPVVEVPDLIGMEIEHAEEELSDRGLESEIGEDVNHPDIPADHVAEQDPEPGNEIRQLRPVIIYISSGTEKLKIPEVSGLSEREAEIELQNHGFEPGDISYEFSDTYEEGKVAGTVPEADSEKRKGEEIEIIISMGPSPSQVRVPGLLGMEWRDAQEMLRNNNLRLGGVRRVESKRHPEGYIISQSLEVGKRVTAGRGVDVKISSGTTLDEEAEDVNLRTLSFTSAGDEAAEYRILVEDDLGRDLIWQRMIEPERNIEVSVYSKGETHYQIIKEDEIIYSQTFN; encoded by the coding sequence TTGAAGAAGAAATTAGAAGACAGGTATAAAATAAATGAGGTAATCGGCAGAGGTGGAATGGCGATAGTTTATCAGGCCACCGACCTGCTGCTGGACCGGCCTGTTGCTATAAAAATGCTGAAAAAGGAATATATAACCGATGATAGTTTTGTTGAGAGAATGCGCAGAGAGGCCAGGGCGGTTGCTCGACTTTCTCATCCGAACATTGTTGATATTTATGACATCGGTCAATCCGGAGATCATCATTATCTGATCATGGAGCTGGTCGAAGGGGATACTCTTAAAAATCTGATAGAGAGTGAAAAAGCTTTAAGTCCCGATTCTGCCCTTAAAATAGCCAAACAAATATCATCAGCTCTTCAAGCGGCTCATGAAAAGAACATAATTCACTGCGATATAAAACCGCATAATATACTTGTTACTGAGAATAACAGGATCAAAGTGACGGATTTTGGCATCGCCAGGGCGGTAAACACGGCGGACACCATGAACCTTACCGATTCTATCGAGGGCAGTGCTCATTACTTCTCTCCGGAGCAGGCCAGAGGCAATAAGGTAGGGCCCGCCAGCGATATTTATTCGCTGGGAGTGGTTTTGTACGAAATGTTAAAAGGGGAAGTCCCTTACACCGGAGACACCCCCATCTCGATTGCCGTCCAGCATGTCCAGTCTCCGCTGCCAGAGATTGAAGATGAAGATATACCCGTCGCTGCAGGCGAGCTGTTGAAAAATTCTCTGGCTAAAAATCCCGAGGAGAGATATAGTTCAGCCGGGAAGTTCAAATCTGAGATCGATCTGGCTCTTAAAAAACTGAATGATAAAAGATCAGGCGATAAAAAATCCGTTGAAAAGCGCGATACACTGAAATTTAAATCTGCTGAAGGGCCAGACAGGGATGATGTTCAAAAACGGAATGATAGGGAAAACAATGAAGATGAAGAAAAGAATAGTGGGCTTTCATTCTGGAAAGCAGGATTAATTTTAACGATTTCTGCTGTGGTTCTGCTGGGGGCTGCTTTTTTGGGATACAATTTTTTTATGGATGTGCCTGTAGTTGAGGTTCCCGATCTTATCGGCATGGAGATCGAACACGCCGAAGAAGAACTTTCGGACCGGGGGCTGGAATCTGAAATCGGTGAAGACGTTAATCATCCGGATATTCCAGCCGATCATGTTGCCGAACAGGATCCCGAACCCGGAAACGAAATTCGACAGCTTCGTCCCGTCATCATTTACATCAGCTCCGGGACGGAAAAGTTAAAAATCCCCGAAGTCAGCGGCCTCTCTGAAAGAGAAGCGGAGATTGAGCTTCAAAATCACGGCTTCGAACCCGGAGATATCAGCTATGAATTTTCGGATACGTATGAGGAAGGAAAAGTGGCCGGTACTGTTCCTGAGGCGGATTCTGAAAAACGTAAGGGCGAGGAAATAGAGATTATTATCAGCATGGGACCTTCGCCTTCTCAGGTGAGAGTGCCGGGGTTATTGGGAATGGAGTGGAGAGACGCTCAGGAAATGTTGAGAAATAATAATCTGCGCCTGGGAGGAGTCAGAAGAGTAGAGAGTAAAAGGCACCCCGAAGGTTATATCATCAGTCAATCGCTGGAGGTAGGCAAAAGGGTCACTGCGGGTAGAGGAGTTGATGTCAAAATCAGCTCAGGTACGACCCTGGATGAAGAAGCAGAGGATGTCAATTTAAGAACTTTAAGTTTTACCTCCGCCGGCGATGAAGCTGCCGAATATAGAATTTTGGTCGAGGACGATCTCGGAAGAGATTTG
- a CDS encoding Stp1/IreP family PP2C-type Ser/Thr phosphatase yields MMEVCGGTDKGLMRAKNEDNYLVQTDPLPLLAVADGMGGHQAGDVASETVIETINNFDLSVCEISPDHMKNLVERTNREVLKKGEENPQYSGMGTTLSCAAISEGKLYYGHVGDSRIYLYRDQELTRISSDHSLVAEMVEQGKISQKEAFQHPQSNVLTQAIGLGKNLDIDRGSVSLRKNDIILLCTDGLTDMVGEEDIADIILQAEEETSEKICDRLIQSALEAGGKDNITVIAAQIF; encoded by the coding sequence ATGATGGAAGTTTGTGGCGGTACCGATAAAGGTCTGATGCGTGCTAAAAATGAAGATAATTATCTTGTGCAGACCGATCCCCTGCCCCTTCTGGCTGTTGCAGATGGTATGGGGGGGCATCAGGCAGGGGATGTAGCCAGCGAGACTGTCATCGAGACGATAAACAATTTTGATCTATCAGTGTGCGAGATTTCTCCGGATCATATGAAAAATTTGGTGGAAAGGACTAACCGTGAAGTTTTAAAAAAAGGCGAGGAAAATCCGCAGTACAGCGGCATGGGTACCACTTTATCCTGTGCCGCAATCTCGGAAGGCAAACTCTATTATGGTCATGTAGGAGACAGCAGAATTTATCTATACAGAGACCAGGAATTGACCAGGATTTCCAGCGATCACTCGCTGGTGGCTGAAATGGTCGAACAGGGAAAAATTTCTCAAAAAGAAGCATTCCAGCATCCGCAGAGCAACGTTCTGACTCAGGCAATCGGGTTGGGAAAAAATTTAGATATAGATCGGGGCAGCGTAAGTCTTCGGAAAAATGATATCATCCTTCTATGTACCGATGGGTTAACTGATATGGTCGGTGAAGAGGATATAGCCGATATTATTTTGCAGGCAGAAGAAGAAACGTCTGAAAAAATTTGTGATCGGCTTATTCAGTCGGCCCTGGAAGCCGGAGGGAAAGATAATATTACCGTAATAGCAGCTCAGATTTTCTGA